In one Catenulispora sp. EB89 genomic region, the following are encoded:
- a CDS encoding ABC transporter ATP-binding protein, with product MIEATALTKRYGDKTAVDGIDFQVRPGLVTGFLGPNGAGKSTTMRMILGLDLPTAGSVTIDGRDYRGKVWPLHDVGALLDARAVHPGRSAYNHLHSLAAANGISRGRVDEVLEEVGLTSVARKRVGGFSLGMAQRLGIAAALLGDPGTLLFDEPVNGLDPDGILWIRTLMRSLAAEGRTVLVSSHLMSEMALTADHLLVIGRGRLLADTPLSELIARHSAERVEVRAADPRRLTADLRAVGAKVTIEPDGTLAVSGLGSVGIGELAAARGHVLHQLHDVTASLEEAYFRLTGESVEYRVPGPATAMAEAVSA from the coding sequence ACCGCGGTGGACGGCATCGACTTCCAGGTACGGCCCGGGCTGGTGACCGGATTCCTCGGCCCGAACGGGGCCGGCAAGTCGACCACCATGCGGATGATCCTCGGGCTGGACCTGCCCACGGCCGGGAGCGTCACCATCGACGGCCGCGACTACCGGGGCAAGGTGTGGCCGCTGCACGACGTCGGGGCGCTGCTGGACGCGCGTGCGGTGCACCCGGGGCGCTCGGCGTACAACCACCTGCACAGCCTGGCCGCCGCCAACGGCATCAGCCGCGGGCGCGTGGACGAGGTGCTGGAGGAGGTCGGGCTGACGTCGGTGGCGCGCAAGCGGGTCGGCGGCTTCTCCCTCGGCATGGCACAACGGCTGGGCATCGCCGCCGCGCTGCTCGGCGACCCGGGCACGCTGCTGTTCGACGAGCCGGTCAACGGCCTGGACCCGGACGGCATCCTGTGGATCCGGACCCTGATGCGCTCGCTGGCCGCCGAGGGCCGCACCGTGCTGGTGTCCAGCCACCTGATGAGCGAGATGGCGCTGACCGCCGACCACCTGCTGGTGATCGGCCGCGGCCGGCTGCTGGCGGACACACCGCTGTCGGAACTGATCGCCCGCCACTCCGCCGAACGCGTCGAGGTCCGCGCCGCCGACCCCCGCCGCCTGACCGCGGACCTGCGCGCGGTCGGCGCGAAGGTCACGATCGAGCCCGACGGCACGCTCGCGGTCTCCGGCCTCGGCTCGGTCGGCATCGGGGAACTGGCCGCGGCGCGTGGGCACGTGCTGCATCAGCTGCATGATGTGACGGCTTCGCTGGAGGAGGCTTACTTCCGGCTCACCGGCGAGAGTGTCGAGTATCGGGTGCCGGGGCCGGCGACGGCGATGGCGGAAGCGGTGTCGGCATGA
- a CDS encoding ABC transporter permease: MNARISTAALGRNSGRNSGRNSGRNSGRSGGPAPDAISTTVATPAATRLRATADSEWIKFRSVRSGPAVLIATLLAMLLGAWLVGIGYRSGYTAADRASFDPGDVTLRGIVVAQLLVGALGVITVTGEYTSGLIRGTFIATPQRRQVLAMKALIFGGVVWVWCTVLSFGAFLVGRAFLTAPVPRVGLGDPGVLTAVFGGGLYLTGIGLFGLFLGVLLRRTAASLAALVGVMMVLPVILALLPGKTGELISEFSPAGAGFQIWHLDHGGHNLGAWPGFALFAAYVAATATAAFVTIRRRDV, translated from the coding sequence ATGAATGCGCGCATCAGCACAGCCGCACTGGGTCGCAACTCCGGTCGCAACTCCGGTCGCAACTCCGGTCGCAACTCTGGTAGGTCCGGCGGGCCGGCGCCAGATGCCATCTCCACCACCGTTGCGACCCCCGCCGCCACCAGACTCCGCGCCACCGCCGACAGCGAGTGGATCAAGTTCCGCTCCGTCCGCTCCGGCCCCGCCGTCCTGATCGCGACCCTCCTCGCCATGCTCCTCGGCGCCTGGCTGGTCGGCATCGGCTACCGCAGCGGCTACACCGCCGCCGACCGCGCGTCCTTCGACCCCGGCGACGTCACCCTGCGCGGCATCGTCGTCGCGCAGCTCTTGGTCGGCGCGCTCGGCGTCATCACCGTGACCGGGGAGTACACCAGCGGCCTGATCCGCGGCACGTTCATCGCCACCCCGCAGCGGCGGCAGGTGCTGGCGATGAAGGCGCTGATCTTCGGCGGCGTCGTCTGGGTCTGGTGCACCGTGTTGTCCTTCGGCGCGTTCCTCGTCGGCCGGGCGTTCCTCACCGCGCCGGTGCCGCGCGTCGGGCTCGGCGATCCCGGTGTGCTCACGGCCGTTTTCGGCGGCGGCCTCTATCTCACCGGCATCGGCCTGTTCGGCCTGTTCCTCGGCGTGCTGCTGCGCCGCACCGCCGCCTCGCTCGCCGCGCTGGTCGGCGTCATGATGGTGCTGCCGGTGATCCTGGCCCTGCTTCCGGGCAAGACCGGCGAGCTCATCAGCGAGTTCTCGCCGGCCGGGGCCGGCTTCCAGATCTGGCACCTCGACCACGGCGGCCACAACCTCGGCGCCTGGCCGGGCTTCGCCCTCTTCGCCGCCTACGTCGCGGCCACCGCCACGGCGGCGTTCGTCACGATCCGAAGGAGGGACGTCTGA
- a CDS encoding ABC transporter permease: MSPARRAQAVLASEWIKLRSLRSLPVTLLVAAVFCITLAALVCSNYATHWNDVSASDRATFDPLTVNFGFLRIGVLFFGVLGALVVTSEYGNGLIRTTFAATPQRVLVLAAKAVLLGALALAASAVVCLAAFFVGQGLLSGHVPTVHIGDPGVLGHVLGAVAYLTGTGLCGVFLGALARSTAVAMTSVFALFLMLPVMVDQLPHTGLWRHTVPYLPSNVGESMWHAHTADLVTAGPAWALLAVWVVGLGTLAALVLRRRDA, from the coding sequence ATGAGCCCCGCCCGCCGAGCCCAGGCCGTGCTCGCCAGCGAGTGGATCAAGCTCCGCTCGCTCCGGTCGCTGCCGGTCACGCTGCTGGTCGCAGCCGTGTTCTGCATCACCCTGGCCGCCCTGGTCTGCTCCAACTACGCCACGCACTGGAACGACGTCAGCGCCTCCGACCGAGCCACCTTCGACCCGCTCACCGTCAACTTCGGCTTCCTGCGGATCGGCGTGCTCTTCTTCGGCGTCCTCGGCGCCCTGGTCGTCACCAGCGAGTACGGCAACGGCCTGATCCGCACCACCTTCGCCGCCACCCCGCAACGCGTCCTCGTCCTCGCCGCCAAGGCCGTGCTGCTAGGAGCGCTCGCGCTGGCCGCGTCGGCAGTGGTCTGCCTCGCCGCGTTCTTCGTCGGACAAGGCCTGCTCAGCGGGCACGTGCCGACGGTGCACATCGGCGACCCCGGCGTGCTCGGGCACGTCCTGGGCGCGGTGGCGTACCTGACCGGCACCGGCCTGTGCGGCGTCTTCCTCGGCGCCCTGGCCCGAAGCACCGCCGTGGCGATGACCAGCGTCTTCGCCCTCTTCCTGATGCTGCCGGTGATGGTCGACCAGCTGCCGCACACCGGGCTGTGGCGGCACACCGTGCCCTACCTGCCGTCCAACGTCGGCGAGTCCATGTGGCACGCGCACACCGCCGACCTGGTCACCGCGGGCCCGGCCTGGGCCCTGCTCGCCGTCTGGGTCGTCGGCCTCGGGACGCTCGCGGCGCTGGTGCTGCGGCGCCGCGACGCCTGA
- a CDS encoding sensor histidine kinase — protein MSTGRRRQAGLDWLVCALAAAATGLGATDTLASWLPRAAIPALAVVQGLLLLARRRAPVAALAATTAVAFLLTVGGYPAGGAGVGTFFAAYAVAVYWDSGAAPTEDAEDAEGAERTGRARFPVAGAAITAASALALSAANLAPDARGNGLNSVGLAVVSAWILGYALRTRRAYIAELVERAARLEAEEGERAARAVAEERLRIARELHDVVGHSISLITVQAEAATRSARTNPDAVTPFLATISATGREALAEMRRVLAVLRPDAEPEMSPQPGLDDLAELVARFESGGLPVRLDAPPAELPPGVGLAVYRIVQESLTNVLKHAGPGATAAVTVEPGRGSVRVSVLDDGRGPNGATGLTGSTGSTGPTGSAGPTRPASGAAHGIVGMRERVAIYSGTLRAGPGINGGGFEVEAVIPLPEEDSR, from the coding sequence GTGAGCACGGGCAGACGACGCCAGGCCGGCCTGGACTGGCTCGTCTGCGCCCTCGCCGCCGCGGCCACCGGCCTGGGCGCCACCGACACGCTGGCCTCCTGGCTGCCGCGCGCGGCGATCCCGGCGCTGGCCGTCGTGCAGGGCCTGCTCCTGCTGGCCCGGCGGCGCGCGCCGGTCGCGGCGCTGGCCGCGACCACGGCCGTGGCCTTCCTCCTGACGGTCGGCGGCTACCCGGCCGGCGGCGCGGGGGTGGGCACGTTCTTCGCCGCCTACGCGGTAGCGGTGTACTGGGACAGCGGCGCGGCTCCCACCGAGGACGCCGAGGACGCCGAAGGCGCCGAGCGCACCGGCCGTGCCCGCTTCCCGGTCGCCGGCGCGGCCATCACGGCAGCCTCCGCCCTCGCGCTCTCCGCCGCGAACCTCGCCCCCGACGCGCGAGGCAACGGCCTCAACAGCGTCGGCCTGGCCGTGGTGTCGGCGTGGATCCTCGGCTACGCGCTGCGCACCCGGCGCGCCTACATCGCCGAGCTGGTCGAGCGCGCGGCCCGGCTGGAGGCCGAGGAAGGCGAGCGCGCGGCGCGCGCCGTGGCCGAGGAGCGGCTGCGGATCGCGCGCGAGCTGCACGACGTCGTCGGCCACTCGATCAGCCTGATCACCGTGCAGGCCGAGGCGGCCACGCGCTCGGCGCGGACGAACCCGGACGCGGTGACGCCGTTCCTGGCGACGATCTCGGCGACCGGCCGGGAGGCGCTGGCGGAGATGCGGCGCGTGTTGGCCGTCCTGCGTCCGGACGCCGAGCCCGAGATGAGCCCGCAGCCGGGGTTGGACGACCTGGCGGAGCTGGTCGCACGCTTCGAGTCCGGCGGGCTGCCGGTCCGCCTGGACGCGCCGCCGGCCGAGCTGCCGCCGGGCGTCGGGCTGGCGGTGTACCGGATCGTGCAGGAGTCGCTGACCAACGTGCTCAAGCACGCCGGCCCTGGCGCGACGGCCGCCGTCACCGTCGAGCCGGGGCGAGGGTCGGTGCGGGTGTCAGTGCTCGATGACGGTCGCGGCCCGAACGGCGCGACCGGCTTGACTGGTTCGACCGGCTCGACTGGCCCGACCGGCTCGGCTGGCCCGACCCGCCCGGCGTCCGGCGCCGCGCACGGCATCGTCGGGATGCGCGAGCGGGTGGCGATCTACAGCGGTACTTTGCGCGCCGGCCCCGGCATCAACGGCGGCGGATTCGAAGTGGAGGCGGTCATCCCGCTCCCCGAGGAGGACTCCCGATGA
- a CDS encoding response regulator — protein sequence MTISVLIADDQHLVRSGLRAIIESEPGMEVVGEAADGAEAVEAVRRLRPDVALMDIRMPRLDGVAATRSLCSGPGPHATRILMLTTFHLDDYVADALRAGASGFLLKDATADQLVEAVRVIAAGDAILAPPVTRRMLERMAADQPDPSGGAELRALLSAREVDVLLLVARGLSNVEIGSALHLAESTVKSHVQNILAKLGVRDRLQAAVAAYESGLVQPRGR from the coding sequence ATGACCATCAGCGTCCTGATCGCCGACGACCAGCACCTGGTCCGCTCCGGCCTGCGTGCGATCATCGAGTCCGAACCGGGCATGGAGGTCGTGGGGGAGGCCGCCGACGGCGCCGAGGCGGTCGAGGCCGTCCGCCGCCTGCGCCCGGACGTCGCGCTGATGGACATCCGCATGCCGCGCCTGGACGGCGTCGCCGCGACGCGGTCACTGTGCTCCGGCCCCGGTCCGCACGCCACCAGGATCCTGATGCTCACCACGTTCCACCTCGACGACTACGTCGCCGACGCCCTGCGTGCCGGTGCATCAGGCTTCTTACTCAAGGACGCCACCGCCGACCAACTCGTGGAGGCGGTCCGCGTCATCGCGGCGGGCGACGCGATCCTCGCACCCCCGGTCACCCGCCGAATGCTGGAGCGCATGGCCGCCGATCAACCCGACCCCTCCGGCGGCGCCGAACTGCGCGCGCTGCTGTCCGCGCGCGAGGTGGACGTGCTGCTGTTGGTCGCGCGCGGACTGTCGAACGTTGAGATCGGCTCCGCGCTGCACCTGGCCGAGTCCACGGTGAAGTCCCACGTGCAGAACATCCTGGCCAAGCTGGGTGTCCGCGACCGGTTGCAGGCCGCGGTGGCCGCGTACGAGTCGGGGTTGGTCCAGCCGCGCGGACGGTAG
- a CDS encoding winged helix-turn-helix transcriptional regulator, whose product MRAVESVATVTEAPAYDPFAQGCPSRDLLDRIGDKWSILVLGALGQNGRSRFTDLRKRLAGVSEKMLTQTLRALERDGLVLRTVYPEVPVRVEYELTPLGVTLRGPVKALTEWSLEHTTEVLAAREDYDGRASRVG is encoded by the coding sequence GTGAGGGCTGTGGAGTCTGTCGCGACCGTGACCGAGGCACCCGCATACGACCCGTTCGCGCAGGGCTGCCCGTCGCGGGACCTGCTCGACCGGATCGGCGACAAGTGGTCGATCCTCGTCCTCGGCGCACTCGGACAGAACGGTCGCTCCCGCTTCACCGACCTGCGCAAGCGCCTGGCAGGCGTCAGCGAGAAGATGCTGACGCAGACCCTCCGCGCACTGGAACGCGACGGCCTGGTCCTGCGCACGGTGTACCCGGAGGTACCGGTGCGGGTCGAGTACGAGCTGACGCCCCTGGGCGTGACCCTGCGCGGACCGGTGAAGGCGCTCACGGAGTGGTCGCTGGAGCACACGACGGAGGTGCTGGCCGCACGCGAGGACTACGACGGGCGGGCGAGTCGGGTCGGCTGA
- a CDS encoding ABC transporter ATP-binding protein, which yields MTTAIETRQLGKRYRSRWALTDCTLSIPAGRVVGLVGPNGAGKTTLLNLVTGHLAPDAGTIQVLGGRPGSGPGHLAKVGFVAQDTPTYLGLSVADHLRLGARLNPRWDRAYAEERIKRLALDPRRKAGRLSGGQRAQLALTMAIAKRPELLILDEPVASLDPLARREFLDELREAVVERATTVMLSSHLVSDLEGFCDYLVVIAASRIQAAGLVADLLAAQGAPGDLEDLVLAHMSRASRSEVETQR from the coding sequence ATGACCACCGCCATCGAAACCCGCCAGCTGGGCAAGCGCTACCGCAGCCGCTGGGCCCTGACCGACTGCACGCTGAGCATCCCGGCCGGCCGCGTCGTCGGCCTCGTCGGCCCGAACGGCGCCGGCAAGACCACGCTGCTGAACCTGGTCACCGGCCACCTGGCCCCGGACGCCGGGACGATCCAGGTCCTCGGCGGGAGGCCCGGGAGCGGCCCGGGGCACCTGGCGAAGGTCGGCTTCGTGGCGCAGGACACGCCGACGTACCTCGGGCTGTCCGTGGCCGACCACCTGCGGCTCGGCGCGCGCCTGAATCCGCGCTGGGACAGGGCTTATGCCGAGGAGCGGATCAAACGGCTGGCGCTGGATCCGCGGCGGAAGGCGGGGCGGCTCTCGGGAGGGCAGCGTGCGCAGCTGGCGCTGACGATGGCCATTGCCAAGCGTCCCGAGCTGCTGATTCTGGACGAGCCGGTCGCTTCGCTGGATCCGCTGGCCCGGCGCGAGTTCCTGGACGAGCTGCGCGAGGCGGTTGTGGAGCGTGCGACGACGGTCATGCTCTCCTCGCACCTGGTCTCGGATCTCGAAGGGTTCTGCGACTACTTGGTGGTGATCGCCGCGTCGCGTATTCAGGCGGCGGGGTTGGTTGCTGACTTGTTGGCTGCGCAGGGCGCACCTGGCGACTTGGAAGACCTGGTGCTGGCACATATGAGCCGCGCCTCGCGTTCGGAAGTGGAGACTCAGCGATGA
- a CDS encoding sensor histidine kinase — protein MDAYSPPLVTRLARLRLRPWQWATVDGAVAVLTAVGGKVPYLRYPGWLAVVILLLASLPVAVRRLWPRTALAVVVVGSTLAIAGTAKNAPVYIPLAACYAASLIPLRFPRREALRLLLATVLAVGAGFAAYAAGPGNASGGDIGRLATESGVYVVAAWLAGYAFQQQRAYTAKAQEQAAQEVREQLAEARRIGSEERLQIARELHDVVAHTVSLIAVQAGVANYVVKSNPDEAARALASIETTSRGALREMRALLAMLRADESGDGIVRSEPGLVPVPGLADLGELVARAAEAGLRVELELRGEQAEVSGGIDLAAYRVIQEAITNVVKHAATDACRVTVGYEEEALTVEVTDDGQAGAGGRISGLGHGIVGMRERITMYGGDFHAGPLPGRGFRVSARLPLTEAGS, from the coding sequence ATGGACGCTTACAGCCCGCCGCTGGTCACCCGCCTGGCGCGACTGCGCCTGCGGCCGTGGCAGTGGGCCACCGTCGACGGCGCGGTCGCGGTTCTGACGGCGGTCGGCGGCAAGGTGCCGTATCTGCGTTACCCGGGATGGCTCGCCGTCGTCATCCTGCTCCTGGCGTCCCTTCCCGTCGCCGTGCGCCGGCTCTGGCCGCGTACCGCCCTCGCGGTCGTCGTGGTCGGCTCGACACTGGCCATCGCCGGCACCGCGAAGAACGCTCCGGTCTACATCCCGCTCGCGGCCTGCTACGCCGCGTCTCTGATCCCGCTGCGGTTCCCGAGGCGAGAGGCGCTGCGGCTGCTCCTGGCGACCGTGCTCGCCGTCGGAGCCGGGTTCGCGGCCTACGCCGCAGGCCCCGGCAACGCCAGCGGCGGCGACATCGGCCGCTTGGCGACGGAGAGCGGCGTCTACGTCGTCGCCGCCTGGCTGGCCGGCTACGCGTTCCAGCAGCAACGTGCTTATACCGCCAAGGCACAGGAACAAGCCGCGCAGGAAGTGCGCGAACAACTCGCCGAGGCCCGCCGCATCGGCAGCGAAGAGCGGCTGCAGATCGCCCGCGAGCTGCACGACGTCGTCGCGCACACCGTCAGCCTGATAGCCGTGCAGGCCGGCGTCGCCAACTACGTCGTGAAGTCGAACCCCGACGAGGCGGCGCGCGCCCTGGCCTCGATCGAGACGACCAGCCGTGGTGCGCTGCGCGAGATGCGAGCGTTGCTGGCGATGCTGCGGGCTGACGAGAGCGGGGACGGTATCGTGCGGTCCGAACCCGGGTTGGTTCCCGTCCCGGGGCTCGCTGACCTGGGTGAACTCGTGGCGCGGGCGGCGGAGGCGGGACTGCGGGTCGAGCTGGAGCTCCGCGGTGAGCAGGCCGAGGTCTCCGGAGGGATCGACCTGGCCGCGTACCGGGTGATCCAGGAGGCGATCACCAACGTGGTCAAGCACGCCGCGACGGACGCCTGCCGGGTGACCGTCGGCTACGAGGAGGAGGCGTTGACCGTGGAGGTGACGGACGACGGCCAGGCCGGAGCTGGCGGCCGGATCTCGGGCCTGGGCCACGGCATCGTCGGCATGCGCGAGCGGATCACCATGTACGGCGGCGACTTCCACGCCGGACCGCTGCCCGGCCGGGGGTTCCGGGTGTCGGCCCGGCTCCCGCTGACGGAGGCCGGATCATGA
- a CDS encoding response regulator yields the protein MTVRVLVADDQALVRGSFSLLVDSAPDLSSVGQAATGAEAVELAEREHPDVVLMDIRMPGMDGIEATRRITAAAPNPPIRVLILTTFNIDEYVFTALRAGASGFLLKDTPPADLLAAIRVVAAGEALLSPSVTRRLIEEFTRRPEPARRPLGVLEDTTDREREVLTLVGLGMSNDEIAAHLHVSLSTAKTHIGRLLMKLDARDRAQLVIAAYDAGLVKPA from the coding sequence ATGACCGTCCGGGTCCTGGTGGCCGACGACCAGGCGCTGGTGCGTGGCAGCTTCAGCCTGCTCGTGGACTCCGCGCCGGACCTGTCGTCGGTCGGTCAGGCGGCGACCGGGGCCGAGGCGGTCGAGCTCGCCGAGCGCGAACACCCGGACGTCGTCCTGATGGACATCCGGATGCCCGGCATGGACGGCATCGAGGCGACGCGCCGGATCACCGCCGCGGCGCCGAATCCGCCTATCCGGGTCCTGATCCTGACCACCTTCAACATCGACGAGTACGTCTTCACCGCTCTGCGGGCCGGCGCCAGCGGCTTCCTGCTCAAGGACACGCCGCCGGCCGACCTGCTGGCCGCGATCCGCGTCGTCGCGGCCGGTGAGGCACTGCTGTCGCCGAGCGTCACCCGGCGCCTCATCGAGGAGTTCACGCGGCGACCGGAGCCGGCGCGGCGCCCGCTCGGCGTCCTGGAGGACACCACCGACCGCGAACGCGAAGTGCTGACGCTTGTCGGCCTCGGCATGTCGAACGACGAGATCGCGGCGCATCTGCACGTCAGCCTGTCCACAGCCAAAACCCACATCGGCCGGCTGCTGATGAAGCTGGACGCGCGCGACCGGGCGCAGCTGGTGATCGCCGCCTACGACGCCGGCCTGGTCAAGCCTGCTTGA
- a CDS encoding phosphodiester glycosidase family protein gives MSKQHHRPSTPVGARRRGALTAAAVLALSVPLAAYSATTAQAQAVTAFSPGSATSLGHEQWTTKTVAPGVQVSTVTIKNPGVAPFWTVTLEQPVTSTVTGSPANAEVAAQSWAQTTAAQLQAHGFQARVEAVQWPHYADTPHGLMGYRVRVGQFPTQAAAGTELTAVKAAGFTALTEWTGYDVQTPADVENIHVAVINPRAFAGKVEATHDGNVAQRLTTSSVAAQLGSLVGVNGGFFITSNSDGVQGTQSGLGVYDGELESLSSGSRGALVIKDGGKHFEVANLSSTASVRAGSAVSQIQGINRVPGLLRDCGRPNAVPTTHPVQDITCTEADDLVLFTPEFATALPTGAGAQVVLDGAGTVVSVGVRGGSVPAGGTVLQGIGTAGTWLTAHAVVGHRLSVDESVTDAANGHHLRLCANDSIVSAAPVLIHDGRIAIDAAAEGVVKPQDLSYNFQWANARQPRTMAGTDAKGDLLLVTVDGRQTAGSEGFTLYEEAEFMRSLGAVQALNLDGGGSTAMAVDGQLVNNPSDATGERPVGDTVQVLP, from the coding sequence ATGTCGAAGCAGCACCACCGTCCGTCCACGCCGGTCGGCGCGCGCCGCCGGGGCGCACTCACGGCGGCAGCCGTGCTCGCGCTGTCCGTGCCGCTCGCGGCGTACAGCGCGACCACGGCGCAGGCGCAGGCCGTCACCGCCTTCAGCCCGGGATCCGCCACCAGCCTCGGCCACGAGCAGTGGACGACGAAGACCGTCGCGCCCGGCGTCCAGGTCAGCACCGTGACCATCAAGAACCCCGGCGTGGCCCCGTTCTGGACCGTCACCCTCGAACAGCCGGTCACCAGCACCGTCACCGGCAGCCCCGCCAACGCCGAGGTCGCCGCGCAGTCCTGGGCCCAGACCACCGCCGCGCAGCTCCAGGCCCACGGCTTCCAGGCCCGCGTCGAGGCCGTCCAGTGGCCGCACTACGCGGACACCCCGCACGGCCTGATGGGCTACCGGGTCCGGGTCGGCCAGTTCCCGACGCAGGCTGCCGCCGGCACCGAGCTGACCGCGGTCAAGGCCGCCGGGTTCACCGCCCTCACCGAGTGGACCGGCTACGACGTCCAGACCCCGGCGGACGTGGAGAACATCCACGTCGCGGTGATCAACCCGCGCGCCTTCGCCGGCAAGGTCGAGGCCACCCACGACGGCAACGTCGCGCAGCGCCTGACCACCTCCTCCGTCGCCGCGCAGCTGGGCTCGCTGGTCGGCGTCAACGGCGGGTTCTTCATCACCTCCAACAGCGACGGCGTGCAGGGCACGCAGTCCGGGCTCGGCGTCTACGACGGCGAGCTCGAGTCCCTGTCCTCCGGATCCCGCGGCGCCCTGGTGATCAAGGACGGCGGCAAGCACTTCGAGGTCGCCAACCTGAGCAGCACCGCCTCGGTCCGCGCCGGCTCGGCGGTCTCGCAGATCCAGGGCATCAACCGGGTGCCCGGCCTCCTGCGCGACTGCGGCCGCCCCAACGCGGTGCCCACCACGCACCCCGTTCAGGACATCACCTGCACCGAGGCCGACGACCTGGTGCTGTTCACGCCGGAGTTCGCGACCGCGCTGCCGACCGGCGCCGGGGCCCAGGTCGTGCTCGACGGGGCCGGCACGGTCGTCTCGGTCGGCGTGCGCGGCGGCTCGGTCCCGGCCGGCGGCACCGTGCTCCAGGGCATCGGCACCGCCGGCACCTGGCTGACCGCGCACGCGGTGGTCGGGCACCGCCTGTCGGTCGACGAGTCGGTGACCGACGCCGCGAACGGCCACCACCTGCGCCTGTGCGCGAACGACAGCATCGTCAGCGCCGCCCCGGTCCTGATCCACGACGGCCGGATCGCCATCGACGCGGCGGCCGAGGGCGTCGTCAAGCCGCAGGACCTGTCCTACAACTTCCAGTGGGCCAACGCGCGCCAGCCGCGCACCATGGCCGGCACCGACGCCAAGGGCGACCTGCTCCTGGTCACGGTCGACGGCCGCCAGACGGCCGGCAGCGAGGGCTTCACGCTGTACGAGGAGGCCGAGTTCATGCGCTCGCTCGGCGCGGTGCAGGCGCTGAACCTCGACGGCGGCGGCTCCACGGCGATGGCCGTTGACGGGCAGCTGGTCAACAACCCGTCGGACGCCACCGGTGAGCGGCCGGTCGGGGACACGGTCCAGGTGCTGCCGTAA